In Pelosinus sp. UFO1, one genomic interval encodes:
- a CDS encoding M20 family metallopeptidase, with protein sequence MNNAVFDLAAYLKDLEYLINIDSGSNYPEGTAQVAQFFHQKFSAMGWQVRSHNFDSSIGPCLEIVNTDQGQYDVLLMGHMDTVFKIGTVAERPFMVKEDKAFGPGVNDMKAGLLSIYYALSSLQHEGKLNQTSICIAFNSDEEISSMFSRTWLEELSEKSRYALVLEAARANGNLVNQRKGVGRYKIEVFGVAAHSGVDPEKGCSAIQELAHWILALHNKTNYQTGTTVNVGVISGGTAVNVVADQAKAEVDLRFYNVAEVEAIENIMKDLVAHPRTSGVIAKVTGGVTRPPMNPTEKTLQLCSVVEQIGCELGIEIGWTATGGGSDGSFAANLGIPTIDGLGPVGGGSHGANEYILIHSIEPRFHLLRRIIQDIAEN encoded by the coding sequence ATGAATAACGCAGTTTTTGATCTTGCAGCTTACTTGAAAGATTTGGAATATCTCATTAATATTGACAGTGGTTCTAATTATCCAGAAGGAACGGCACAGGTAGCTCAATTTTTTCACCAAAAATTTTCTGCTATGGGGTGGCAGGTTAGATCTCACAATTTTGATTCTTCAATTGGCCCCTGTCTAGAAATTGTTAATACAGACCAAGGACAGTATGATGTCTTATTAATGGGACATATGGATACTGTCTTTAAAATTGGCACTGTAGCAGAAAGACCCTTTATGGTGAAAGAGGATAAAGCCTTTGGCCCTGGAGTTAATGATATGAAAGCGGGTTTGCTCTCGATCTATTACGCCCTCAGCTCTCTTCAACATGAAGGCAAACTAAACCAGACATCAATCTGTATTGCTTTTAATAGCGATGAAGAAATAAGTTCAATGTTTTCTCGTACTTGGCTTGAGGAACTTTCGGAAAAAAGTCGATATGCTCTTGTTCTAGAAGCCGCCAGGGCCAATGGAAATCTGGTGAATCAGCGCAAGGGGGTTGGACGATATAAAATTGAGGTTTTTGGGGTGGCTGCTCATTCGGGTGTTGATCCTGAAAAAGGTTGTAGTGCCATTCAAGAACTAGCCCACTGGATACTTGCTCTGCATAATAAGACGAATTATCAGACTGGGACTACAGTGAATGTTGGCGTTATTTCTGGCGGAACTGCAGTGAATGTGGTTGCAGACCAGGCAAAGGCTGAAGTTGATTTAAGATTCTATAATGTTGCCGAAGTAGAAGCGATTGAAAATATAATGAAAGATTTGGTTGCTCATCCCAGAACGTCAGGGGTTATAGCCAAAGTAACTGGCGGTGTGACTCGCCCGCCGATGAATCCTACAGAGAAAACCTTGCAGCTTTGCAGCGTAGTAGAGCAAATCGGTTGTGAATTAGGAATTGAGATTGGCTGGACTGCTACTGGTGGCGGGTCGGATGGCAGTTTTGCTGCTAACCTGGGTATTCCCACAATTGATGGTTTAGGTCCAGTAGGTGGCGGCTCCCATGGAGCCAATGAATACATATTGATTCACTCGATTGAGCCGCGTTTTCATTTATTGCGTCGGATTATTCAGGATATAGCGGAGAATTAG